The Columba livia isolate bColLiv1 breed racing homer chromosome 18, bColLiv1.pat.W.v2, whole genome shotgun sequence genome includes a region encoding these proteins:
- the ENDOV gene encoding endonuclease V isoform X2 produces MAEPPPDATRRRWAREQARLRAAVLAQDTEPWQEEPSLAGLRRVGGVDLSYPKGDETRACASLVVLSFPELQVLYEDCRMVAVSTPYVAGFLAFREVPVLVEAVRRLQQEEPALQPQVLLVDGNGLLHPRGFGVACHLGVLTGLPCIGVAKNLLQVDGLVKDELHREQIRSLRREGDTFPLTGSSGSVLGMVLRSSKNSSRPLYISVGHKVCLETAVRVVRSCCRYRIPEPIRQADIRSREYIRKQLCSPLEAASSGPQRCDTG; encoded by the exons ATGGCGGAGCCGCCGCCAGACGCCACGCGCCGCCGCTGGGCACG GGAGCAGGCCCGGCTGCGGGCCGCCGTGCTGGCCCAGGACACCGAGCCGTGGCAGGAGGAGCCGAGCCTGGCGGGGCTGCGGAGAGTGGGAGGCGTGGACTTGTCCTACCCCAAGGGAGACGAGACCCGCGCCTGCGCCTCCCTGGTCGTGCTCAGCTTCCCGGAGCTGCAG GTGCTGTACGAGGATTGCCGGATGGTGGCCGTGAGCACCCCGTACGTGGCTGGATTCTTGGCGTTCCGAGAGGTCCCTGTGCTGGTGGAAGCCGTCCGGcggctgcagcaggaggagccCGCGCTCCAGCCCCAG GTACTTCTTGTAGATGGGAATGGCCTGCTCCATCCCAGAG GATTTGGTGTGGCCTGTCACCTCGGAGTCCTGACGGGTCTGCCGTGCATCGGCGTGGCCAAGAACCTGCTACAGGTAGATGGCTTGGTCAAGGATGAGCTGCACAGAGAGCAG ATTCGTTCCCTGCGGAGGGAGGGAGATACGTTCCCGCTGACAGGCTCTTCGGGGAGCGTCCTGGGCATG GTCCTGCGCAGCTCCAAGAACAGCTCTAGGCCGCTTTATATCTCCGTGGGTCACAAGGTGTGCCTGGAGACAGCCGTGCGCGTGGTCAGGTCCTGCTGCAGGTACCGCATCCCGGAGCCCATCCGACAG GCTGATATTAGATCGAGGGAGTATATTCGGAAGCAGCTGTGCTCACCGCTGGAGGCCGCATCTTCTGGGCCACAGAG GTGTGACACGGGGTGA
- the ENDOV gene encoding endonuclease V isoform X3 has product MAEPPPDATRRRWAREQARLRAAVLAQDTEPWQEEPSLAGLRRVGGVDLSYPKGDETRACASLVVLSFPELQVLLVDGNGLLHPRGFGVACHLGVLTGLPCIGVAKNLLQVDGLVKDELHREQIRSLRREGDTFPLTGSSGSVLGMVLRSSKNSSRPLYISVGHKVCLETAVRVVRSCCRYRIPEPIRQADIRSREYIRKQLCSPLEAASSGPQSSDKEAEPGD; this is encoded by the exons ATGGCGGAGCCGCCGCCAGACGCCACGCGCCGCCGCTGGGCACG GGAGCAGGCCCGGCTGCGGGCCGCCGTGCTGGCCCAGGACACCGAGCCGTGGCAGGAGGAGCCGAGCCTGGCGGGGCTGCGGAGAGTGGGAGGCGTGGACTTGTCCTACCCCAAGGGAGACGAGACCCGCGCCTGCGCCTCCCTGGTCGTGCTCAGCTTCCCGGAGCTGCAG GTACTTCTTGTAGATGGGAATGGCCTGCTCCATCCCAGAG GATTTGGTGTGGCCTGTCACCTCGGAGTCCTGACGGGTCTGCCGTGCATCGGCGTGGCCAAGAACCTGCTACAGGTAGATGGCTTGGTCAAGGATGAGCTGCACAGAGAGCAG ATTCGTTCCCTGCGGAGGGAGGGAGATACGTTCCCGCTGACAGGCTCTTCGGGGAGCGTCCTGGGCATG GTCCTGCGCAGCTCCAAGAACAGCTCTAGGCCGCTTTATATCTCCGTGGGTCACAAGGTGTGCCTGGAGACAGCCGTGCGCGTGGTCAGGTCCTGCTGCAGGTACCGCATCCCGGAGCCCATCCGACAG GCTGATATTAGATCGAGGGAGTATATTCGGAAGCAGCTGTGCTCACCGCTGGAGGCCGCATCTTCTGGGCCACAGAG CAGTGACAAGGAGGCGGAACCGGGTGATTAG
- the ENDOV gene encoding endonuclease V isoform X1 encodes MAEPPPDATRRRWAREQARLRAAVLAQDTEPWQEEPSLAGLRRVGGVDLSYPKGDETRACASLVVLSFPELQVLYEDCRMVAVSTPYVAGFLAFREVPVLVEAVRRLQQEEPALQPQVLLVDGNGLLHPRGFGVACHLGVLTGLPCIGVAKNLLQVDGLVKDELHREQIRSLRREGDTFPLTGSSGSVLGMVLRSSKNSSRPLYISVGHKVCLETAVRVVRSCCRYRIPEPIRQADIRSREYIRKQLCSPLEAASSGPQSSDKEAEPGD; translated from the exons ATGGCGGAGCCGCCGCCAGACGCCACGCGCCGCCGCTGGGCACG GGAGCAGGCCCGGCTGCGGGCCGCCGTGCTGGCCCAGGACACCGAGCCGTGGCAGGAGGAGCCGAGCCTGGCGGGGCTGCGGAGAGTGGGAGGCGTGGACTTGTCCTACCCCAAGGGAGACGAGACCCGCGCCTGCGCCTCCCTGGTCGTGCTCAGCTTCCCGGAGCTGCAG GTGCTGTACGAGGATTGCCGGATGGTGGCCGTGAGCACCCCGTACGTGGCTGGATTCTTGGCGTTCCGAGAGGTCCCTGTGCTGGTGGAAGCCGTCCGGcggctgcagcaggaggagccCGCGCTCCAGCCCCAG GTACTTCTTGTAGATGGGAATGGCCTGCTCCATCCCAGAG GATTTGGTGTGGCCTGTCACCTCGGAGTCCTGACGGGTCTGCCGTGCATCGGCGTGGCCAAGAACCTGCTACAGGTAGATGGCTTGGTCAAGGATGAGCTGCACAGAGAGCAG ATTCGTTCCCTGCGGAGGGAGGGAGATACGTTCCCGCTGACAGGCTCTTCGGGGAGCGTCCTGGGCATG GTCCTGCGCAGCTCCAAGAACAGCTCTAGGCCGCTTTATATCTCCGTGGGTCACAAGGTGTGCCTGGAGACAGCCGTGCGCGTGGTCAGGTCCTGCTGCAGGTACCGCATCCCGGAGCCCATCCGACAG GCTGATATTAGATCGAGGGAGTATATTCGGAAGCAGCTGTGCTCACCGCTGGAGGCCGCATCTTCTGGGCCACAGAG CAGTGACAAGGAGGCGGAACCGGGTGATTAG